In Piliocolobus tephrosceles isolate RC106 chromosome 10, ASM277652v3, whole genome shotgun sequence, a single window of DNA contains:
- the HIP1R gene encoding huntingtin-interacting protein 1-related protein isoform X2, which yields MNSIKNVPARVLSRRPGHSLEAEREQFDKTQAISISKAINTQEAPVKEKHARRIILGTHHEKGAFTFWSYAIGLPLPSSSILSWKFCHVLHKVLRDGHPNVLHDCQRYRSNIREIGDLWGHLHDRYGQLVNVYTKLLLTKISFHLKHPQFPAGLEVTDEVLEKAAGTDVNNIFQLTVEMFDYMDCELKLSESVFRQLNTAIAVSQMSSGQCRLAPLIQVIQDCSHLYHYTVKLLFKLHSCLPADTLQGHRDRFHEQFHSLRNFFRRASDMLYFKRLIQIPRLPEGPPNFLRASALAEHIKPVVVIPEEAPEDEEPENLIEISTGPPAGEPVVVADLFDQTFGPPNGSVKDDRDLQIESLKREVEMLRSELEKIKLEAQRYISQLKSQVNALEGELEEQRKQKQKALVDNEQLRHELAQLRAAQLEGERSQGLREEAERKASATEARYNKLKEKHSELVHVHAELLRKNADTAKQLTVTQQSQEEVARVKEQLAFQVEQVKRESELKLEEQSDQLEKLKRELEAKAGELAHVQEALSHTQQSELELSSRLDTLSVEKDALSGAVRQREADLLAAQTLVRETEAALNREQQRSSREQGELQGRLAEKESQEQGLRQRLLDEQFAVLQGAAAEAAGILQDAVSKLDDPLHLRCTSSPDYLVSRAQEALDAVSALEEGHAQYLTSLADASTLVAALTRFSHLAADTIVNGGATSHLAPTDPADRLIDTCRECGARALELMGQLQDRQALRHMQASLLRTSLQGILQLGQELKPKSLDVRQEELGAMVDKEMATTSAAIEDAVRRIEDMMNQARHASSGVKLEVNERILNSCTDLMKAIRLLVMTSTSLQKEIVESGRGAATQQEFYAKNSRWTEGLISASKAVGWGATQLVEAADKVVLHMGKYEELIVCSHEIAASTAQLVAASKVKADKHSPHLSRLQECSRTVNERAANVVASTKSGQEQIEDRDTMDFSGLSLIKLKKQEMETQVRVLELEKTLEAERMRLGELRKQHYALAGTSGSPGEEAASQPSAAPRSVITKKPPLAQKPSVAPRQDHQLDKKDGIYPAQLVNY from the exons GCCATCAGCATCAGCAAAGCCATCAACACCCAGGAGGCCCCCGTGAAGGAGAAGCATGCCCGGC GCATCATCCTGGGCACACACCACGAGAAGGGGGCTTTCACCTTCTGGTCCTATGCCATCGGGCTGCCGCTACCCAGCAGCTCCATTCTCAGCTGGAAGTTTTGCCATGTCCTCCACAAGGTCCTTCGAGACGGGCACCCCAAT GTGCTGCATGACTGCCAGCGGTACCGCAGCAACATCCGGGAGATCGGAGACCTGTGG GGACATTTGCATGACCGGTACGGACAGCTGGTGAATGTCTACACCAAGCTGCTGCTGACCAAGATCTCCTTCCACCTCAAG CACCCCCAGTTTCCCGCAGGCCTGGAAGTGACAGACGAGGTATTGGAGAAGGCAGCTGGGACCGATGTCAACAACAT CTTCCAGCTCACTGTGGAGATGTTTGATTACATGGATTGTGAGCTGAAGCTTTCTGAATCAG TTTTCCGACAGCTCAACACAGCCATTGCCGTATCCCAGATGTCCTCAGGCCAGTGCCGCCTGGCCCCGCTCATCCAGGTTATCCAGGACTGCAGCCACCTCTACCACTACACAGTCAAGCTCCTGTTCAAGCTACACTCTT GTCTCCCTGCAGACACCCTGCAAGGCCACAGGGACCGGTTCcatgagcagtttcacag CCTCAGAAACTTCTTCCGCAGAGCCTCTGACATGCTGTACTTCAAACGGCTCATCCAGATCCCCCGGCTGCCCGAG GGACCGCCTAACTTCCTGCGGGCCTCAGCCCTGGCTGAGCACATCAAGCCGGTGGTGGTGATCCCCGAGGAGGCCCCGGAGGACGAGGAGCCGGAGAATCTCATTGAGATCAGCACGGGGCCCCCCGCGGGGGAGCCAGTG GTGGTGGCTGACCTCTTCGATCAGACGTTCGGACCCCCCAATGGCTCCGTGAAGGACGACAG GGACCTCCAGATTGAGAGCTTGAAGAGAGAGGTGGAAATGCTCCGCTCTGAGCTGGAGAAGATCAAGCTGGAG GCCCAGCGGTACATCTCGCAGCTGAAGAGCCAGGTGAACGCGCTGGAGGGGGAGCTGGAGGAGCAGcggaagcagaagcagaaggcCCTGGTGGACAATGAGCAGCTCCGCCACGAGCTGGCCCAGCTGAGGGCTGCCCAGCTGGAGGGCGAGCGGAGCCAGGGCCTGCGTGAGGAGGCCGAGA GGAAGGCCAGTGCCACGGAGGCACGCTACAACAAGCTGAAGGAAAAGCACAGTGAGCTCGTCCATGTGCACGCGGAGCTGCTCAGGAAG AACGCAGACACAGCCAAGCAGCTGACGGTGACGCAGCAAAGCCAGGAGGAGGTGGCGCGGGTGAAGGAGCAGCTGGCCTTCCAGGTGGAGCAGGTGAAACGGGAGTCAGAGTTGAAG CTGGAGGAGCAGAGCGACCAGCTGGAGAAGCTCAAGAGGGAGctggaggccaaggccggagAGCTGGCCCATGTGCAGGAGGCCTTGAGCCACACACAGCAG AGCGAGTTGGAGCTGAGCTCACGGCTGGACACGCTGAGTGTGGAGAAGGACGCGCTAAGTGGAGCTGTGCGGCAGCGGGAGGCAGACCTGTTGGCAGCGCAGACCCTGGTGCGCGAGACAGAGGCGGCGCTGAACCGGGAGCAGCAGCGTAGCTCCCGGGAGCAGGGCGAGTTGCAGGGCCGGCTGGCAGAGAAG GAGTCTCAGGAGCAGGGGCTGCGGCAGCGGCTGCTGGACGAGCAGTTTGCAGTGCTGCAGGGCGCTGCTGCCGAGGCCGCAGGCATCCTGCAGGATGCTGTGAGCAAGTTGGACGACCCCCTGCACCTGCGCTGTACCAGCTCCCCAG ACTACCTGGTGAGCAGGGCCCAGGAGGCCTTGGATGCCGTGAGCGCCCTGGAGGAGGGCCACGCCCAGTACCTGACCTCCTTGGCAG aCGCCTCCACCCTGGTGGCAGCCCTGACCCGCTTCTCCCACCTGGCTGCGGACACCATCGTCAATGGAGGGgccacctcccacctggcccccaCCGACCCTGCCGACC GCCTGATAGACACCTGCAGGGAGTGTGGGGCCCGGGCTCTGGAGCTCATGGGGCAGCTGCAGGACCGGCAGGCTCTGCGGCACATGCAGGCCAGCCTGCTGCGGACATCCCTGCAGGGCATCCTTCAGCTGGGCCAG GAACTGAAACCCAAGAGCCTGGATGTGCGGCAGGAGGAGCTGGGGGCCATGGTTGACAAGGAGATGGCGACCACGTCTGCAGCCATTGAAGATGCTGTGCGGAGGATCGAG GACATGATGAACCAGGCACGACACGCCAGCTCGGGGGTGAAGCTGGAGGTGAACGAGAG GATCCTCAACTCCTGCACAGACCTGATGAAG GCCATCCGGCTCCTGGTGATGACATCCACTAGCCTGCAGAAGGAGATCGTGGAGAGCGGCAGG GGGGCAGCCACGCAGCAGGAATTTTACGCCAAGAACTCGCGTTGGACCGAAGGCCTCATCTCGGCCTCCAAGGCTGTGGGCTGGGGAGCCACGCAGCTGGT GGAGGCGGCTGACAAGGTGGTGCTTCACATGGGCAAGTATGAGGAGCTCATCGTCTGCTCCCATGAGATCGCGGCCAGCACAGCCCAGCTGGTGGCGGCCTCCAAG GTGAAGGCTGATAAGCACAGCCCCCACCTGAGCCGCCTGCAGGAATGCTCCCGCACAGTCAATGAGAGGGCCGCCAATGTCGTGGCCTCCACCAAGTCAGGCCAGGAGCAGATTGAGGACAGAG ACACCATGGATTTCTCTGGCCTGTCCCTCATTAAGCTGAAGAAGCAGGAGATGGAGACCCAG GTGCGTGTCCTAGAGCTGGAGAAGACGCTGGAGGCTGAACGCATGCGGCTAGGGGAGTTGCGGAAGCAACACTACGCGCTGGCTGGGACATCGGGCAGCCCTGGAGAGGAGGCGGCCAGCCAGCCCAGCGCTGCCCCCCGAAGTGTAATCACCAAGAAACCACCCCTGGCCCAGAAGCCCAGCGTGGCCCCCAGACAGGACCACCAG CTTGACAAAAAGGATGGCATCTACCCAGCTCAACTTGTGAACTACTAG
- the HIP1R gene encoding huntingtin-interacting protein 1-related protein isoform X6 produces MFDYMDCELKLSESVFRQLNTAIAVSQMSSGQCRLAPLIQVIQDCSHLYHYTVKLLFKLHSCLPADTLQGHRDRFHEQFHSLRNFFRRASDMLYFKRLIQIPRLPEGPPNFLRASALAEHIKPVVVIPEEAPEDEEPENLIEISTGPPAGEPVVVADLFDQTFGPPNGSVKDDRTSVPRDLQIESLKREVEMLRSELEKIKLEAQRYISQLKSQVNALEGELEEQRKQKQKALVDNEQLRHELAQLRAAQLEGERSQGLREEAERKASATEARYNKLKEKHSELVHVHAELLRKNADTAKQLTVTQQSQEEVARVKEQLAFQVEQVKRESELKLEEQSDQLEKLKRELEAKAGELAHVQEALSHTQQSELELSSRLDTLSVEKDALSGAVRQREADLLAAQTLVRETEAALNREQQRSSREQGELQGRLAEKESQEQGLRQRLLDEQFAVLQGAAAEAAGILQDAVSKLDDPLHLRCTSSPDYLVSRAQEALDAVSALEEGHAQYLTSLADASTLVAALTRFSHLAADTIVNGGATSHLAPTDPADRLIDTCRECGARALELMGQLQDRQALRHMQASLLRTSLQGILQLGQELKPKSLDVRQEELGAMVDKEMATTSAAIEDAVRRIEDMMNQARHASSGVKLEVNERILNSCTDLMKAIRLLVMTSTSLQKEIVESGRGAATQQEFYAKNSRWTEGLISASKAVGWGATQLVEAADKVVLHMGKYEELIVCSHEIAASTAQLVAASKVKADKHSPHLSRLQECSRTVNERAANVVASTKSGQEQIEDRDTMDFSGLSLIKLKKQEMETQVRVLELEKTLEAERMRLGELRKQHYALAGTSGSPGEEAASQPSAAPRSVITKKPPLAQKPSVAPRQDHQLDKKDGIYPAQLVNY; encoded by the exons ATGTTTGATTACATGGATTGTGAGCTGAAGCTTTCTGAATCAG TTTTCCGACAGCTCAACACAGCCATTGCCGTATCCCAGATGTCCTCAGGCCAGTGCCGCCTGGCCCCGCTCATCCAGGTTATCCAGGACTGCAGCCACCTCTACCACTACACAGTCAAGCTCCTGTTCAAGCTACACTCTT GTCTCCCTGCAGACACCCTGCAAGGCCACAGGGACCGGTTCcatgagcagtttcacag CCTCAGAAACTTCTTCCGCAGAGCCTCTGACATGCTGTACTTCAAACGGCTCATCCAGATCCCCCGGCTGCCCGAG GGACCGCCTAACTTCCTGCGGGCCTCAGCCCTGGCTGAGCACATCAAGCCGGTGGTGGTGATCCCCGAGGAGGCCCCGGAGGACGAGGAGCCGGAGAATCTCATTGAGATCAGCACGGGGCCCCCCGCGGGGGAGCCAGTG GTGGTGGCTGACCTCTTCGATCAGACGTTCGGACCCCCCAATGGCTCCGTGAAGGACGACAG GACCTCTGTCCCCAGGGACCTCCAGATTGAGAGCTTGAAGAGAGAGGTGGAAATGCTCCGCTCTGAGCTGGAGAAGATCAAGCTGGAG GCCCAGCGGTACATCTCGCAGCTGAAGAGCCAGGTGAACGCGCTGGAGGGGGAGCTGGAGGAGCAGcggaagcagaagcagaaggcCCTGGTGGACAATGAGCAGCTCCGCCACGAGCTGGCCCAGCTGAGGGCTGCCCAGCTGGAGGGCGAGCGGAGCCAGGGCCTGCGTGAGGAGGCCGAGA GGAAGGCCAGTGCCACGGAGGCACGCTACAACAAGCTGAAGGAAAAGCACAGTGAGCTCGTCCATGTGCACGCGGAGCTGCTCAGGAAG AACGCAGACACAGCCAAGCAGCTGACGGTGACGCAGCAAAGCCAGGAGGAGGTGGCGCGGGTGAAGGAGCAGCTGGCCTTCCAGGTGGAGCAGGTGAAACGGGAGTCAGAGTTGAAG CTGGAGGAGCAGAGCGACCAGCTGGAGAAGCTCAAGAGGGAGctggaggccaaggccggagAGCTGGCCCATGTGCAGGAGGCCTTGAGCCACACACAGCAG AGCGAGTTGGAGCTGAGCTCACGGCTGGACACGCTGAGTGTGGAGAAGGACGCGCTAAGTGGAGCTGTGCGGCAGCGGGAGGCAGACCTGTTGGCAGCGCAGACCCTGGTGCGCGAGACAGAGGCGGCGCTGAACCGGGAGCAGCAGCGTAGCTCCCGGGAGCAGGGCGAGTTGCAGGGCCGGCTGGCAGAGAAG GAGTCTCAGGAGCAGGGGCTGCGGCAGCGGCTGCTGGACGAGCAGTTTGCAGTGCTGCAGGGCGCTGCTGCCGAGGCCGCAGGCATCCTGCAGGATGCTGTGAGCAAGTTGGACGACCCCCTGCACCTGCGCTGTACCAGCTCCCCAG ACTACCTGGTGAGCAGGGCCCAGGAGGCCTTGGATGCCGTGAGCGCCCTGGAGGAGGGCCACGCCCAGTACCTGACCTCCTTGGCAG aCGCCTCCACCCTGGTGGCAGCCCTGACCCGCTTCTCCCACCTGGCTGCGGACACCATCGTCAATGGAGGGgccacctcccacctggcccccaCCGACCCTGCCGACC GCCTGATAGACACCTGCAGGGAGTGTGGGGCCCGGGCTCTGGAGCTCATGGGGCAGCTGCAGGACCGGCAGGCTCTGCGGCACATGCAGGCCAGCCTGCTGCGGACATCCCTGCAGGGCATCCTTCAGCTGGGCCAG GAACTGAAACCCAAGAGCCTGGATGTGCGGCAGGAGGAGCTGGGGGCCATGGTTGACAAGGAGATGGCGACCACGTCTGCAGCCATTGAAGATGCTGTGCGGAGGATCGAG GACATGATGAACCAGGCACGACACGCCAGCTCGGGGGTGAAGCTGGAGGTGAACGAGAG GATCCTCAACTCCTGCACAGACCTGATGAAG GCCATCCGGCTCCTGGTGATGACATCCACTAGCCTGCAGAAGGAGATCGTGGAGAGCGGCAGG GGGGCAGCCACGCAGCAGGAATTTTACGCCAAGAACTCGCGTTGGACCGAAGGCCTCATCTCGGCCTCCAAGGCTGTGGGCTGGGGAGCCACGCAGCTGGT GGAGGCGGCTGACAAGGTGGTGCTTCACATGGGCAAGTATGAGGAGCTCATCGTCTGCTCCCATGAGATCGCGGCCAGCACAGCCCAGCTGGTGGCGGCCTCCAAG GTGAAGGCTGATAAGCACAGCCCCCACCTGAGCCGCCTGCAGGAATGCTCCCGCACAGTCAATGAGAGGGCCGCCAATGTCGTGGCCTCCACCAAGTCAGGCCAGGAGCAGATTGAGGACAGAG ACACCATGGATTTCTCTGGCCTGTCCCTCATTAAGCTGAAGAAGCAGGAGATGGAGACCCAG GTGCGTGTCCTAGAGCTGGAGAAGACGCTGGAGGCTGAACGCATGCGGCTAGGGGAGTTGCGGAAGCAACACTACGCGCTGGCTGGGACATCGGGCAGCCCTGGAGAGGAGGCGGCCAGCCAGCCCAGCGCTGCCCCCCGAAGTGTAATCACCAAGAAACCACCCCTGGCCCAGAAGCCCAGCGTGGCCCCCAGACAGGACCACCAG CTTGACAAAAAGGATGGCATCTACCCAGCTCAACTTGTGAACTACTAG
- the HIP1R gene encoding huntingtin-interacting protein 1-related protein isoform X4: MEARFSPINQILPWCRQDLAISISKAINTQEAPVKEKHARRIILGTHHEKGAFTFWSYAIGLPLPSSSILSWKFCHVLHKVLRDGHPNVLHDCQRYRSNIREIGDLWGHLHDRYGQLVNVYTKLLLTKISFHLKHPQFPAGLEVTDEVLEKAAGTDVNNIFQLTVEMFDYMDCELKLSESVFRQLNTAIAVSQMSSGQCRLAPLIQVIQDCSHLYHYTVKLLFKLHSCLPADTLQGHRDRFHEQFHSLRNFFRRASDMLYFKRLIQIPRLPEGPPNFLRASALAEHIKPVVVIPEEAPEDEEPENLIEISTGPPAGEPVVVADLFDQTFGPPNGSVKDDRTSVPRDLQIESLKREVEMLRSELEKIKLEAQRYISQLKSQVNALEGELEEQRKQKQKALVDNEQLRHELAQLRAAQLEGERSQGLREEAERKASATEARYNKLKEKHSELVHVHAELLRKNADTAKQLTVTQQSQEEVARVKEQLAFQVEQVKRESELKLEEQSDQLEKLKRELEAKAGELAHVQEALSHTQQSELELSSRLDTLSVEKDALSGAVRQREADLLAAQTLVRETEAALNREQQRSSREQGELQGRLAEKESQEQGLRQRLLDEQFAVLQGAAAEAAGILQDAVSKLDDPLHLRCTSSPDYLVSRAQEALDAVSALEEGHAQYLTSLADASTLVAALTRFSHLAADTIVNGGATSHLAPTDPADRLIDTCRECGARALELMGQLQDRQALRHMQASLLRTSLQGILQLGQELKPKSLDVRQEELGAMVDKEMATTSAAIEDAVRRIEDMMNQARHASSGVKLEVNERILNSCTDLMKAIRLLVMTSTSLQKEIVESGRGAATQQEFYAKNSRWTEGLISASKAVGWGATQLVEAADKVVLHMGKYEELIVCSHEIAASTAQLVAASKVKADKHSPHLSRLQECSRTVNERAANVVASTKSGQEQIEDRDTMDFSGLSLIKLKKQEMETQVRVLELEKTLEAERMRLGELRKQHYALAGTSGSPGEEAASQPSAAPRSVITKKPPLAQKPSVAPRQDHQLDKKDGIYPAQLVNY; the protein is encoded by the exons GCCATCAGCATCAGCAAAGCCATCAACACCCAGGAGGCCCCCGTGAAGGAGAAGCATGCCCGGC GCATCATCCTGGGCACACACCACGAGAAGGGGGCTTTCACCTTCTGGTCCTATGCCATCGGGCTGCCGCTACCCAGCAGCTCCATTCTCAGCTGGAAGTTTTGCCATGTCCTCCACAAGGTCCTTCGAGACGGGCACCCCAAT GTGCTGCATGACTGCCAGCGGTACCGCAGCAACATCCGGGAGATCGGAGACCTGTGG GGACATTTGCATGACCGGTACGGACAGCTGGTGAATGTCTACACCAAGCTGCTGCTGACCAAGATCTCCTTCCACCTCAAG CACCCCCAGTTTCCCGCAGGCCTGGAAGTGACAGACGAGGTATTGGAGAAGGCAGCTGGGACCGATGTCAACAACAT CTTCCAGCTCACTGTGGAGATGTTTGATTACATGGATTGTGAGCTGAAGCTTTCTGAATCAG TTTTCCGACAGCTCAACACAGCCATTGCCGTATCCCAGATGTCCTCAGGCCAGTGCCGCCTGGCCCCGCTCATCCAGGTTATCCAGGACTGCAGCCACCTCTACCACTACACAGTCAAGCTCCTGTTCAAGCTACACTCTT GTCTCCCTGCAGACACCCTGCAAGGCCACAGGGACCGGTTCcatgagcagtttcacag CCTCAGAAACTTCTTCCGCAGAGCCTCTGACATGCTGTACTTCAAACGGCTCATCCAGATCCCCCGGCTGCCCGAG GGACCGCCTAACTTCCTGCGGGCCTCAGCCCTGGCTGAGCACATCAAGCCGGTGGTGGTGATCCCCGAGGAGGCCCCGGAGGACGAGGAGCCGGAGAATCTCATTGAGATCAGCACGGGGCCCCCCGCGGGGGAGCCAGTG GTGGTGGCTGACCTCTTCGATCAGACGTTCGGACCCCCCAATGGCTCCGTGAAGGACGACAG GACCTCTGTCCCCAGGGACCTCCAGATTGAGAGCTTGAAGAGAGAGGTGGAAATGCTCCGCTCTGAGCTGGAGAAGATCAAGCTGGAG GCCCAGCGGTACATCTCGCAGCTGAAGAGCCAGGTGAACGCGCTGGAGGGGGAGCTGGAGGAGCAGcggaagcagaagcagaaggcCCTGGTGGACAATGAGCAGCTCCGCCACGAGCTGGCCCAGCTGAGGGCTGCCCAGCTGGAGGGCGAGCGGAGCCAGGGCCTGCGTGAGGAGGCCGAGA GGAAGGCCAGTGCCACGGAGGCACGCTACAACAAGCTGAAGGAAAAGCACAGTGAGCTCGTCCATGTGCACGCGGAGCTGCTCAGGAAG AACGCAGACACAGCCAAGCAGCTGACGGTGACGCAGCAAAGCCAGGAGGAGGTGGCGCGGGTGAAGGAGCAGCTGGCCTTCCAGGTGGAGCAGGTGAAACGGGAGTCAGAGTTGAAG CTGGAGGAGCAGAGCGACCAGCTGGAGAAGCTCAAGAGGGAGctggaggccaaggccggagAGCTGGCCCATGTGCAGGAGGCCTTGAGCCACACACAGCAG AGCGAGTTGGAGCTGAGCTCACGGCTGGACACGCTGAGTGTGGAGAAGGACGCGCTAAGTGGAGCTGTGCGGCAGCGGGAGGCAGACCTGTTGGCAGCGCAGACCCTGGTGCGCGAGACAGAGGCGGCGCTGAACCGGGAGCAGCAGCGTAGCTCCCGGGAGCAGGGCGAGTTGCAGGGCCGGCTGGCAGAGAAG GAGTCTCAGGAGCAGGGGCTGCGGCAGCGGCTGCTGGACGAGCAGTTTGCAGTGCTGCAGGGCGCTGCTGCCGAGGCCGCAGGCATCCTGCAGGATGCTGTGAGCAAGTTGGACGACCCCCTGCACCTGCGCTGTACCAGCTCCCCAG ACTACCTGGTGAGCAGGGCCCAGGAGGCCTTGGATGCCGTGAGCGCCCTGGAGGAGGGCCACGCCCAGTACCTGACCTCCTTGGCAG aCGCCTCCACCCTGGTGGCAGCCCTGACCCGCTTCTCCCACCTGGCTGCGGACACCATCGTCAATGGAGGGgccacctcccacctggcccccaCCGACCCTGCCGACC GCCTGATAGACACCTGCAGGGAGTGTGGGGCCCGGGCTCTGGAGCTCATGGGGCAGCTGCAGGACCGGCAGGCTCTGCGGCACATGCAGGCCAGCCTGCTGCGGACATCCCTGCAGGGCATCCTTCAGCTGGGCCAG GAACTGAAACCCAAGAGCCTGGATGTGCGGCAGGAGGAGCTGGGGGCCATGGTTGACAAGGAGATGGCGACCACGTCTGCAGCCATTGAAGATGCTGTGCGGAGGATCGAG GACATGATGAACCAGGCACGACACGCCAGCTCGGGGGTGAAGCTGGAGGTGAACGAGAG GATCCTCAACTCCTGCACAGACCTGATGAAG GCCATCCGGCTCCTGGTGATGACATCCACTAGCCTGCAGAAGGAGATCGTGGAGAGCGGCAGG GGGGCAGCCACGCAGCAGGAATTTTACGCCAAGAACTCGCGTTGGACCGAAGGCCTCATCTCGGCCTCCAAGGCTGTGGGCTGGGGAGCCACGCAGCTGGT GGAGGCGGCTGACAAGGTGGTGCTTCACATGGGCAAGTATGAGGAGCTCATCGTCTGCTCCCATGAGATCGCGGCCAGCACAGCCCAGCTGGTGGCGGCCTCCAAG GTGAAGGCTGATAAGCACAGCCCCCACCTGAGCCGCCTGCAGGAATGCTCCCGCACAGTCAATGAGAGGGCCGCCAATGTCGTGGCCTCCACCAAGTCAGGCCAGGAGCAGATTGAGGACAGAG ACACCATGGATTTCTCTGGCCTGTCCCTCATTAAGCTGAAGAAGCAGGAGATGGAGACCCAG GTGCGTGTCCTAGAGCTGGAGAAGACGCTGGAGGCTGAACGCATGCGGCTAGGGGAGTTGCGGAAGCAACACTACGCGCTGGCTGGGACATCGGGCAGCCCTGGAGAGGAGGCGGCCAGCCAGCCCAGCGCTGCCCCCCGAAGTGTAATCACCAAGAAACCACCCCTGGCCCAGAAGCCCAGCGTGGCCCCCAGACAGGACCACCAG CTTGACAAAAAGGATGGCATCTACCCAGCTCAACTTGTGAACTACTAG